Proteins from one Procambarus clarkii isolate CNS0578487 chromosome 72, FALCON_Pclarkii_2.0, whole genome shotgun sequence genomic window:
- the LOC123773645 gene encoding RNA-binding protein 12B: MLTEVFKQMPVDVFKQMPVDVFKQMPVDVFKQMPVDVFKQMPVDVFKQMPADVFKQMPVDVFKQMPVDVFKQMPVDVFKQMPVDVFKQMPVDVFKQMPTEVFKQMPVDVFKQMPVDVFKQMPTDVFKQMPADVFKQMPVDVFKQMPTDVFKQMPVDVFKQMPVDVFKQMPVDVFKQMPADVFKQMPADVFKQMPVDVFKQMPADANKCLIRT, translated from the coding sequence ATGCTAACAGAGGTCTTCAAACAGATGCCAGTAGATGTCTTCAAACAGATGCCAGTAGATGTCTTCAAACAGATGCCAGTAGATGTCTTCAAACAGATGCCAGTAGATGTCTTCAAACAGATGCCAGTAGATGTCTTCAAACAGATGCCAGCAGATGTCTTCAAACAGATGCCAGTAGATGTCTTCAAACAGATGCCAGTAGATGTCTTCAAACAGATGCCAGTAGACGTCTTCAAACAGATGCCAGTAGACGTCTTCAAACAGATGCCAGTAGATGTCTTCAAACAGATGCCAACAGAGGTCTTCAAACAGATGCCAGTAGATGTCTTCAAACAGATGCCAGTAGATGTCTTCAAACAGATGCCAACAGATGTCTTCAAACAGATGCCAGCAGATGTCTTCAAACAGATGCCAGTAGATGTCTTCAAACAGATGCCAACAGATGTCTTCAAACAGATGCCAGTAGATGTCTTCAAACAGATGCCAGTAGATGTCTTCAAACAGATGCCAGTAGATGTCTTCAAACAGATGCCAGCAGATGTCTTCAAACAGATGCCAGCAGATGTCTTCAAACAGATGCCAGTAGATGTCTTCAAACAGATGCC